Below is a genomic region from Actinoallomurus bryophytorum.
GTGTTCGGCCAGCTCGCACAGCGGACGCAGTACTCCATGCTCGAGGGCAGGCCGGGAGCGGCCGCGTCGATCGTGGAGAACATGCGGGGCCGCTGGGTGGTCACGCCGGCCGTGCAGGCCAACCGCAACATGGACGTCGTGCACCGCGTGGTCGGCCATCCGGGCGTGATCCTGCTCGCCGAGGGGCCCGCGTCGCGTGTCGGCAAGCTCATCGGCGCCGAGAAGAAGCGGATCTCCCGCGCCGCCTCCGAGGTGCCGATCTATGACATCCAGGTCGGCAACGACGAGGGTCAGGTGCCGATCGGCAAGCTCCAGCGTCATCTCACCAAGCTGCCGCGCAACCTCAAGAAGGACAAGGTCAGCGAGGTGATCGACCGCCTCAACGCGCTGCCGCAGACGATGCAGATGCCGAAGGGCCCGATCCCCAAGGGCGCCCGCATGCCGAAGGGCCCCAAGCCGCGTACGCGCTAGCCAGCGCTATCGGACGACCACGACCGTGTTCGCCGCACGGTCGTGGAGTCCGCGGTGGTCGCGGTCCCAGATCACGGCGGGCACCACGATCACCAGCAGCACGGTGCGCTCGAACGCCCAGAAGAGCCCGACCCGGCCGCCGTCCGGCCCGGCGACCCGCAGCCCGGCGATCCGTTTGCCGAGGGTCGTCCCGAAGATTCCCGTGGCCAGCCACGCGATGACGCCGAAAACGGCCAGGGTGACGAAGCTGCGGACCATGGGGCTCCAGTGAAGCGCGGCCGACAGCGCCTGCGCGATGAGCAGGGCGACCAGCCAGTCGACGACCAGGGCCGCGAGCCGGCGGCCGTATCCGGCGACCGCGCCCGGCCCCTGCTCGGGAAGGCCCATCCGCTCCCCCGGGTAACCCAGGTCGGCGCCTGCCGCGCGAGCGCCAGAAAGCCACGATCCGGTCGTCCGCCGAGGTCCGCTCATGGCCTCAAAACTATCCGCCGGCCGTGATCATCCGTGCCGGGGGGCCGACAACCGTTACCGTTCGGCACGGCGAGCCCTGGTGGACGCCATGTAACACGTGTGAAACACATGGGACACGGCCTGGAAACGGCTGGCTCGTAGCGTGCTAGACGCCCTGAAAGCACCCCAAGGAGGTTGGATGTTCAGCAGCGCCGGCGAGGTCCTGAATTACATCAAGGACGAAGGGGTGCAGTTCGTCGATGTCAGGTTCACCGACCTGCCGGGCACGACGCAGCACTTCACGTTCCCTGTGGAGAACTTCGGTGAGAACGTGTTCACCGATGGCCTGATGTTCGACGGGTCCTCCATCCGTGGTTTTCAGGAAATCCACGAATCGGACATGCTGTTGCTGCCGGACCCGACGACGGCTGTGATCGATCCGTTCCGCCAGCACAAGACCTTGAACCTCACGTTCTTCGTGCACGACCCGCTGACCGGCGAGGCGTACACCCGTGACCCGCGCAACGTCTCCCGCAAGGCGGAGGACTACCTGCGTGGCACCGGCATCGCGGACACGGCGTTCTTCGGTCCCGAGGCGGAGTTCTACATCTTCGACGACGTGCGCTTCGAGACGAGCCAGCACGAGTCGTACTTCCATATCGACTCCGTCGAGGGCGCCTGGAACACCGGCCGCGCCGAGGACGGCGGCAACCTCGGATACAAGCAGCGCTACAAGGGCGGCTACTTCCCGGTGCCGCCGATGGACCACTTCACCGACCTGCGCTCGGAGATGGTCCGGCAGCTCATCGCGTCGGGCGTCGAGACCGAGATGCAGCACCACGAGG
It encodes:
- a CDS encoding DUF4191 domain-containing protein, giving the protein MAKKSQDGQDESPGRLKQIRMVASLVHKANPKALPMVFAAAIGTLVVFVVLGLLLGQALLLIPLGVLAAVAVGMIVFGQLAQRTQYSMLEGRPGAAASIVENMRGRWVVTPAVQANRNMDVVHRVVGHPGVILLAEGPASRVGKLIGAEKKRISRAASEVPIYDIQVGNDEGQVPIGKLQRHLTKLPRNLKKDKVSEVIDRLNALPQTMQMPKGPIPKGARMPKGPKPRTR
- a CDS encoding RDD family protein, whose product is MSGPRRTTGSWLSGARAAGADLGYPGERMGLPEQGPGAVAGYGRRLAALVVDWLVALLIAQALSAALHWSPMVRSFVTLAVFGVIAWLATGIFGTTLGKRIAGLRVAGPDGGRVGLFWAFERTVLLVIVVPAVIWDRDHRGLHDRAANTVVVVR